From Streptomyces sp. NBC_00237, a single genomic window includes:
- a CDS encoding N-acetyltransferase has protein sequence MRPATKSDLPQVVGLGITAYGGDAYSPHVLRQLLDVHGEGVLVLEGREEPDGPGTGDGAVGVAGAAGAAGVVGYVLVARSPRTRVSWVLDLVVDKRFQGLGFGRRLLSAAVRRAERDGVSALRVTAEPGNRAAVELCRSLDFVVESDDPDYFGPGERRLVLCRLGSRYPMR, from the coding sequence GTGCGTCCGGCTACGAAGAGTGACCTGCCGCAGGTGGTGGGCCTGGGCATCACCGCGTACGGAGGCGACGCCTACAGCCCTCATGTGCTCCGCCAGCTCCTGGACGTGCACGGTGAGGGAGTGCTCGTCCTCGAAGGACGGGAGGAGCCCGACGGGCCCGGCACGGGCGACGGCGCGGTCGGTGTCGCTGGTGCCGCTGGTGCCGCTGGTGTCGTGGGGTACGTACTCGTCGCCCGTTCCCCTCGTACGCGCGTGAGCTGGGTGCTCGACCTCGTCGTCGACAAGCGGTTCCAGGGACTCGGCTTCGGGCGCCGCCTGCTGTCCGCCGCCGTACGCAGGGCCGAGCGCGACGGCGTCAGTGCCCTCCGCGTGACGGCGGAGCCGGGCAACCGTGCGGCCGTCGAGCTCTGCCGATCGCTGGACTTCGTCGTGGAGAGCGACGACCCCGACTACTTCGGGCCCGGCGAGCGCCGCCTCGTGCTGTGCCGTCTCGGCAGCAGGTACCCCATGCGGTGA
- a CDS encoding flavin reductase family protein — MSGTYRGETRTGMAVRSFSSVSLDPPLICFCPAHTSSTRPKIRAAGVDRFAEVGWTPGAFGAPGG, encoded by the coding sequence CTGTCGGGCACATACCGAGGAGAAACAAGGACGGGCATGGCCGTGCGGTCGTTCTCGTCGGTCTCGCTCGACCCGCCGCTGATCTGCTTCTGCCCGGCGCACACGTCGTCGACCCGGCCGAAGATCCGGGCGGCGGGCGTGGACAGGTTCGCGGAGGTCGGGTGGACGCCGGGCGCCTTCGGCGCGCCGGGAGGGTGA
- a CDS encoding acyl-CoA dehydrogenase family protein, with protein sequence MNARTPAHPAGTLNPTEEQEELRVAVRSVLARHEGPAAWQPLTRDIGVAALAIPEEYGGLGCEGRTEVHVVMEELGRALSPVPYLGSAVLATEALIASGNDEVCARLLPSLAEGASVAALAWAEADGENARGTWEAAELTAYAEESTATGDWLLTGTKEYVPTADAPDVLLALARTPGGLALFEVPHPEGLFLPLPAMDRTRPLGRIVLDATAARLISTEGARIASRVRDLAITALAAEQVGAAARALEITVQYAKDRVQFGRPIGSFQAVKHRIADAYVLLEAARSLALAAADSGAAPGPAAAAKAACSQAYQHVSGEMIQLHGGIGITWEHPAHDFFKRAHGTAHFLGSPDTHRARLAKLLGFTAASRAEVLA encoded by the coding sequence ATGAACGCGCGCACCCCCGCCCACCCCGCAGGCACCCTGAACCCCACCGAGGAGCAGGAGGAGCTGAGGGTGGCCGTCCGGTCCGTCCTCGCCCGGCACGAGGGCCCCGCTGCCTGGCAGCCCCTCACCCGCGACATCGGCGTCGCCGCCCTCGCGATACCCGAGGAGTACGGCGGCCTCGGCTGCGAGGGACGCACCGAAGTGCACGTTGTCATGGAGGAGTTGGGCCGCGCGCTGAGCCCCGTCCCCTACCTGGGCTCCGCCGTCCTCGCCACCGAGGCCCTGATCGCCTCCGGCAACGACGAGGTGTGCGCCCGCCTCCTGCCGTCCCTCGCCGAAGGGGCCTCGGTCGCCGCCCTCGCCTGGGCCGAGGCCGACGGCGAGAACGCGCGCGGCACCTGGGAGGCCGCCGAGCTCACCGCGTACGCCGAGGAGAGCACGGCCACCGGCGACTGGCTGCTCACCGGAACCAAGGAGTACGTCCCCACCGCCGACGCGCCCGACGTCCTCCTCGCCCTCGCCCGCACCCCCGGGGGTCTCGCGCTCTTCGAAGTCCCGCACCCCGAGGGCCTGTTCCTGCCCCTCCCCGCGATGGACCGCACCCGCCCGCTCGGCCGGATCGTCCTGGACGCCACTGCGGCCCGGCTGATCAGCACCGAAGGGGCGCGCATCGCCTCCCGGGTCCGCGACCTGGCGATCACGGCACTCGCCGCCGAACAGGTCGGGGCCGCCGCCCGCGCCCTGGAGATCACCGTCCAGTACGCCAAGGACCGCGTCCAGTTCGGCCGCCCCATCGGCTCCTTCCAGGCCGTCAAGCACCGCATCGCCGACGCGTACGTCCTCCTGGAGGCGGCCCGTTCCCTCGCTCTCGCCGCCGCCGACTCGGGGGCCGCGCCCGGTCCGGCCGCAGCCGCGAAGGCCGCGTGCTCACAGGCGTACCAGCACGTCTCCGGCGAGATGATCCAGCTGCACGGCGGCATCGGCATCACCTGGGAACACCCCGCCCACGACTTCTTCAAGCGCGCCCACGGCACCGCCCACTTCCTCGGCTCGCCCGACACCCACCGCGCCCGCCTGGCGAAACTCCTGGGATTCACCGCCGCGTCCAGGGCGGAAGTGCTCGCGTAA
- a CDS encoding HutD family protein encodes MKLLRAADRSAVPWKNGGGITREIAARPEGAGSADFGWRVSLAEVAADGPFSAFPGVDRVLTMVEGEGMDLTLEGVGPRRVDARFVPQRFPGDVPTGCRLLGGRVVNLNVMHRRGSSYAAEVEVVTGDVTTGGAPEPGSTRIVVPLDAGAVLRRRGDAPLELERYDALVFTDPAPPPALIRSEGRTAVLTLRHP; translated from the coding sequence ATGAAGCTCCTGCGCGCGGCGGACCGCAGTGCCGTCCCCTGGAAGAACGGCGGCGGCATCACCCGGGAGATCGCCGCCCGCCCCGAGGGGGCCGGGTCGGCGGACTTCGGGTGGCGGGTCAGCCTCGCGGAGGTGGCCGCCGACGGCCCGTTCTCGGCGTTCCCCGGCGTGGACCGCGTCCTGACCATGGTCGAGGGGGAGGGCATGGACCTCACTCTGGAGGGCGTCGGCCCGCGCCGGGTGGACGCCCGCTTCGTCCCGCAGCGCTTCCCCGGCGACGTACCCACCGGCTGCCGTCTGCTCGGCGGCCGCGTGGTCAACCTCAACGTCATGCACCGCAGGGGAAGTTCGTACGCGGCGGAGGTCGAGGTCGTGACCGGGGACGTGACGACGGGCGGAGCCCCGGAGCCCGGCTCCACCCGGATCGTGGTGCCGCTGGACGCCGGAGCCGTCCTGCGGAGGCGCGGGGACGCGCCGCTGGAGCTGGAGCGGTACGACGCGCTGGTGTTCACGGACCCCGCCCCTCCTCCCGCCCTGATCCGCAGCGAAGGCCGCACGGCGGTGCTGACCCTGCGCCACCCCTGA
- a CDS encoding aldo/keto reductase yields MTNNNTSTTSTSSPLFLLGGDLPVHRVGYGAMRLADAPDARSGITAPVWGPVTDRGETVALLRTAVELGVDLFDTADAYALGTNEELLAEALAPFRDRVAVATKVGVVRPGPFEWVTHGHPAYLRQQAELSLRRLRTERIDLLYLHRIDPEYPLADQLGALKQLQEEGKVRHIGLSEVTVAEIEAAQEVVPVAAVQNVYNLAARQHEDVVDYTAGRGIAFLPYHPVAMGAHTADDSPVAAVAKELGATPAQVALAWHLHRSPHVVPLPGTSSPAHLADNFGALHLPLSDEQFTRISGLEVDPDWVV; encoded by the coding sequence ATGACGAACAACAACACCAGCACCACCAGCACCTCTTCCCCCCTCTTCCTCCTCGGCGGCGACCTTCCCGTCCACCGCGTCGGTTACGGAGCCATGCGGCTCGCCGACGCCCCCGACGCCCGCAGCGGCATCACCGCCCCGGTATGGGGGCCGGTCACCGACCGAGGCGAGACCGTCGCCCTCCTCCGCACGGCCGTCGAGCTGGGTGTCGACCTCTTCGACACCGCCGACGCCTATGCGCTCGGCACCAACGAGGAGCTGCTCGCCGAGGCCCTGGCCCCGTTCCGCGACCGGGTGGCGGTGGCGACGAAGGTCGGCGTCGTACGGCCCGGCCCCTTCGAGTGGGTGACGCACGGGCACCCCGCCTATCTCCGCCAGCAGGCCGAGCTGAGCCTGCGCCGGTTGCGCACCGAGCGGATCGACCTCCTCTACCTGCACCGCATCGACCCCGAGTACCCGCTCGCCGACCAACTGGGCGCGCTCAAGCAGCTCCAGGAGGAGGGCAAGGTCCGGCACATCGGTCTCTCGGAGGTGACCGTCGCCGAGATCGAGGCGGCCCAGGAGGTCGTGCCCGTCGCCGCCGTGCAGAACGTGTACAACCTGGCGGCCCGCCAGCACGAGGACGTCGTCGACTACACGGCGGGGCGCGGCATCGCGTTCCTGCCGTACCACCCGGTGGCCATGGGCGCGCACACCGCCGACGACAGTCCGGTGGCGGCCGTCGCGAAGGAGCTGGGCGCCACCCCGGCGCAGGTCGCGCTGGCCTGGCACCTGCACCGGTCGCCCCACGTGGTGCCGCTGCCGGGCACGTCCTCCCCCGCTCATCTCGCGGACAACTTCGGCGCGCTGCACCTCCCGCTCAGCGACGAGCAGTTCACCCGGATCTCGGGCCTGGAGGTCGACCCGGACTGGGTGGTCTGA
- a CDS encoding MerR family transcriptional regulator has translation MKIGELSKATGVSVRLLRYYEEQELLAATRTGGGHRSYAPDAPQRVRRIRAFLGAGLPTRIIRQILDCACGAASEVEPCLGGLLHEQLRAVEERVAELQEAREALVGLLAELEGLEGPVRVAA, from the coding sequence TTGAAGATCGGTGAGCTGTCGAAGGCGACCGGGGTGAGCGTACGGCTGCTGCGCTACTACGAGGAGCAGGAACTGCTCGCCGCCACGCGCACCGGCGGGGGGCATCGCTCGTACGCACCGGACGCGCCGCAGCGGGTGCGGCGCATCAGGGCGTTCCTCGGGGCGGGCCTGCCGACCCGGATCATCCGGCAGATCCTGGACTGCGCGTGCGGTGCGGCGTCCGAGGTCGAGCCCTGCCTGGGCGGGCTGCTGCACGAGCAACTGCGGGCGGTGGAGGAACGGGTCGCGGAGCTTCAGGAGGCGCGGGAGGCGCTGGTAGGGCTGCTGGCGGAGCTGGAGGGGCTGGAGGGGCCGGTACGCGTGGCCGCTTAG
- a CDS encoding acyl-CoA dehydrogenase family protein, protein MRFLLTREQSDFARSLDAMLTSADTPAVVRAWESGDHGPGREVWRRVAEAGVFALAVPEEHEGVGLLPVELVVAFRELGRHAVPGPYVETVAAAVLLAGSPGLAKEWLPRIAAGRAMVTLAEEGGYALDADAAEAVFVLGARPAVLPPGGALRVSSDAARRLFAVTPAAGAGEALPVPVASVVAARESAMLLTAAQALGVGDALLARTVSYVKQRTQFGTPIGSFQAVKHRLADTLVGLEFARPLVYGAALSRAGADVAAAKVTAGEAAYAAGRTALQLHGAVGYTQELDLSLWLRKTGPLRDAWGRPGDCRGRVLEG, encoded by the coding sequence ATGCGTTTCCTGCTGACCCGCGAGCAGTCCGACTTCGCCCGCTCGCTGGACGCGATGCTCACCTCGGCCGACACGCCCGCCGTCGTACGGGCGTGGGAGTCCGGGGACCACGGGCCGGGGCGGGAGGTGTGGCGGCGGGTCGCGGAGGCGGGCGTCTTCGCGCTGGCCGTGCCGGAGGAGCACGAGGGGGTGGGGCTGCTGCCGGTCGAACTGGTCGTCGCCTTTAGGGAGTTAGGGCGGCACGCGGTGCCCGGTCCGTACGTGGAGACCGTTGCGGCGGCGGTCCTGCTCGCCGGGTCGCCCGGTCTGGCGAAGGAGTGGCTGCCGAGGATCGCCGCGGGCCGGGCGATGGTGACGCTGGCCGAGGAGGGCGGGTACGCGCTGGACGCGGACGCGGCGGAGGCGGTCTTCGTGCTCGGGGCGCGGCCGGCCGTACTGCCGCCCGGTGGAGCGCTTCGGGTGTCTTCGGATGCGGCGCGGAGACTGTTCGCGGTGACCCCTGCGGCCGGGGCCGGCGAGGCGCTCCCCGTTCCGGTCGCATCGGTGGTGGCGGCGCGGGAGTCGGCGATGCTGCTCACCGCCGCGCAGGCGCTCGGGGTCGGGGACGCGCTGCTGGCGCGGACGGTCTCGTACGTGAAGCAGCGCACGCAGTTCGGGACGCCGATCGGGTCCTTCCAGGCGGTGAAGCACCGCCTGGCGGACACGCTGGTGGGCCTCGAATTCGCCCGGCCGCTGGTGTACGGGGCGGCGCTGAGCCGCGCCGGGGCGGATGTCGCCGCGGCGAAGGTGACGGCGGGCGAGGCGGCGTACGCGGCGGGCCGGACGGCGCTCCAGCTCCATGGGGCGGTGGGGTACACCCAGGAGCTGGACCTGTCGCTGTGGCTGCGGAAGACGGGGCCGCTGCGGGACGCGTGGGGGAGGCCGGGGGACTGCCGGGGGCGCGTACTGGAGGGGTGA
- a CDS encoding acyl-CoA dehydrogenase family protein, with amino-acid sequence MDLDFSAEQDAFRAEARAWLAARVPEGPLPSLETEEGFAAHREWEARLAADRWSVVSWPEEYGGRGADIFQWLIFEEEYFAAGAPGRVSQNGINLLAPTLFDHATDEQRARVLPSMATGEVVWAQAWSEPESGSDLASLRSTAVRTPGGWLLSGQKTWSSRAAFADRAFGIFRSDPDADRPHRGLTYLMFDLRAPGVTVRPIGRLDGKPAFAELFLDEVFVPDEDVIGEAGRGWRIAMSTTGNERGLMLRSPGRFLAAAGRLARDWRTYGDPADTAVRDRVADALIGARAYQLFTWANASRFAAGETIGAESSLNKVFWSEYDIALHETALELMGSDGELADGKWAEGYVFALAGPIYAGTNEIQRDIIAERLLGLPKGRR; translated from the coding sequence GTGGACCTCGACTTCAGCGCCGAGCAGGACGCCTTCCGGGCCGAGGCCCGGGCGTGGCTGGCCGCCCGCGTCCCCGAAGGACCCCTCCCCTCCCTGGAGACGGAGGAGGGTTTCGCCGCCCACCGGGAGTGGGAGGCGCGGCTCGCCGCCGACCGGTGGTCGGTCGTGTCGTGGCCCGAGGAGTACGGGGGCCGGGGTGCGGACATCTTCCAGTGGCTGATCTTCGAGGAGGAGTACTTCGCGGCGGGCGCGCCGGGACGGGTCTCCCAGAACGGCATCAACCTCCTCGCCCCGACCCTCTTCGACCACGCGACGGACGAGCAGCGGGCACGGGTGCTGCCGTCGATGGCCACGGGCGAGGTGGTCTGGGCGCAGGCGTGGTCGGAGCCGGAGAGCGGCTCCGACCTCGCTTCGCTGAGGTCGACCGCCGTACGGACACCGGGGGGTTGGCTGCTCTCCGGGCAGAAGACGTGGTCCTCGCGGGCCGCGTTCGCCGATCGCGCCTTCGGCATCTTCCGCAGCGACCCGGACGCGGACCGGCCGCACCGGGGGCTGACGTACCTGATGTTCGACCTGCGCGCGCCCGGGGTCACCGTCCGGCCCATCGGCCGCCTCGACGGCAAGCCCGCCTTCGCGGAACTCTTCCTCGACGAGGTCTTCGTGCCCGACGAGGACGTCATCGGCGAGGCCGGGCGGGGCTGGCGGATCGCCATGTCCACCACCGGCAACGAGCGCGGGCTGATGCTCCGCTCCCCCGGCCGCTTCCTGGCCGCCGCCGGCCGTCTCGCCCGGGACTGGCGCACGTACGGCGATCCGGCGGACACGGCGGTACGGGACCGGGTCGCGGACGCGCTGATCGGCGCGCGTGCGTACCAGCTCTTCACCTGGGCGAACGCGTCGCGCTTCGCCGCCGGGGAGACCATCGGCGCCGAGTCCAGCCTGAACAAGGTCTTCTGGTCCGAGTACGACATCGCCCTGCACGAGACGGCCCTTGAACTGATGGGTTCGGACGGGGAGTTGGCGGACGGGAAGTGGGCCGAGGGGTACGTCTTCGCGCTCGCCGGGCCGATCTACGCCGGTACGAACGAGATCCAGCGCGACATCATCGCCGAGCGCCTGCTCGGCCTGCCGAAGGGGCGCCGCTGA
- a CDS encoding enoyl-CoA hydratase, with translation MTAETSDASDTPDPSTTASEAPATEAPASEAPASEPVLYERRGQVAYVTLNRPRYRNAQNSAMTYALDAAFYRASADSEVKVVVLAGAGEHFSAGHDIGTPERDAHLPFERRAGLWWDHSDKAGAESRFARESEVYLGMCRRWRELPKPVVASVQGACVAGGLMLAWVCDLIVASDDAFFADPVVRMGIPGVEYFAHPWVMPPRVAKEFLFTGDRMSARRAYEVGMVNRVVGRDELADRTRELAERIAVMPRLGLALTKRAVNQAEDLQGLHTGMDSVFGLHHLAHAHNAETAKDSLGGMDVAAMKSAARGSAHTSEG, from the coding sequence ATGACAGCCGAGACGTCCGACGCATCCGACACACCCGACCCGTCCACCACCGCGTCCGAAGCGCCCGCGACTGAAGCGCCCGCTTCCGAAGCGCCCGCTTCCGAGCCCGTTCTCTACGAACGGCGCGGTCAGGTCGCGTACGTGACCCTCAACCGCCCGAGGTACCGCAACGCCCAGAACTCCGCGATGACCTACGCCCTGGACGCCGCCTTCTACCGGGCCTCGGCGGACAGCGAGGTCAAGGTGGTCGTGCTGGCGGGAGCCGGTGAGCACTTCTCCGCGGGGCACGACATCGGCACCCCCGAGCGGGACGCCCATCTCCCCTTCGAGCGGCGGGCGGGGCTGTGGTGGGACCACTCGGACAAGGCGGGGGCCGAGAGCCGGTTCGCCCGCGAGTCCGAGGTGTACCTGGGGATGTGCAGGCGCTGGCGCGAGCTGCCGAAGCCGGTGGTGGCGTCCGTGCAGGGGGCGTGCGTGGCGGGCGGGCTGATGCTGGCGTGGGTCTGCGACCTGATCGTCGCGTCCGACGACGCCTTCTTCGCCGACCCGGTCGTACGGATGGGGATTCCGGGCGTCGAGTACTTCGCCCACCCGTGGGTGATGCCGCCGCGCGTCGCGAAGGAGTTCCTGTTCACGGGCGACCGGATGAGCGCTCGGCGGGCGTACGAGGTCGGGATGGTCAACCGGGTCGTGGGGCGGGACGAACTCGCCGACCGGACGAGGGAGTTGGCGGAGAGGATCGCCGTCATGCCGCGCCTGGGGCTCGCCCTCACCAAGCGCGCCGTCAACCAGGCCGAGGACCTCCAGGGCCTGCACACCGGGATGGACTCCGTCTTCGGCCTGCACCACCTCGCGCACGCGCACAACGCGGAGACGGCGAAGGACTCGCTGGGCGGGATGGACGTGGCGGCGATGAAGAGCGCCGCCCGGGGTTCCGCGCACACGTCGGAGGGCTGA
- a CDS encoding acyl-CoA dehydrogenase family protein: MSSVEEFRAEIRDWLRSQLSRELAELKGRGGPGREHEVFAERLAWERHMAAHGWTCVGWPTEYGGRGASIEEQIAFHEEYALADAPARVNHIGEQLLGPTLIAYGTEEQKARFLPPIVAVEELWCQGYSEPDAGSDLAGVRTRAELDGDTWRVNGQKIWTSLAHESQWCFVVARTDPGSHRHAGLSYLLVPMDQPGVEVRPIVQLTGTSEFNEVFFDDARTDAAHVVGEVGDGWRVAMATLGFERGVSTLGQQVGFARELQALVGLAGRTGALADPLLQDRFVRAWTGLEVMRAHARRTDVSPSVAKNHWARWHRDLGELAMDVRGAASLLAASGPYELDDWQRLFLFARADTIYAGSDEIQRNIIAERVLGLPKEAKA; encoded by the coding sequence ATGAGCAGCGTCGAGGAGTTCCGCGCCGAGATCCGGGACTGGCTACGAAGCCAACTCAGCCGGGAATTGGCCGAGTTGAAGGGCAGGGGCGGCCCCGGCCGGGAACACGAGGTCTTCGCCGAGCGCCTCGCCTGGGAACGCCACATGGCCGCCCATGGCTGGACCTGCGTCGGCTGGCCGACGGAGTACGGCGGCCGGGGCGCGAGCATCGAGGAGCAGATCGCCTTCCACGAGGAGTACGCCCTCGCCGACGCCCCCGCCCGCGTCAACCACATCGGCGAGCAGCTCCTCGGCCCGACCCTCATCGCGTACGGCACCGAGGAGCAGAAGGCCCGCTTCCTGCCGCCGATCGTGGCGGTCGAAGAACTCTGGTGCCAGGGCTACAGCGAGCCCGACGCGGGCTCCGACCTGGCAGGCGTCCGCACCAGGGCCGAACTCGACGGTGACACCTGGCGGGTGAACGGCCAGAAGATCTGGACCTCCCTCGCCCACGAGTCCCAGTGGTGCTTCGTCGTCGCCCGCACCGACCCCGGCTCCCACCGCCACGCGGGCCTCTCCTACCTCCTGGTCCCCATGGACCAGCCGGGCGTCGAGGTCCGCCCGATCGTCCAGCTCACCGGCACCTCCGAGTTCAACGAGGTCTTCTTCGACGACGCCCGCACGGACGCCGCGCACGTCGTCGGGGAGGTCGGCGACGGCTGGCGGGTCGCGATGGCGACCCTCGGCTTCGAACGGGGCGTTTCCACACTCGGCCAACAGGTCGGCTTCGCAAGGGAGTTGCAGGCCCTCGTCGGCCTCGCCGGACGCACCGGAGCCCTCGCCGACCCCCTCCTCCAGGACCGATTCGTACGGGCCTGGACGGGCCTGGAGGTCATGCGCGCCCACGCGCGGCGCACCGACGTATCGCCGTCCGTCGCCAAGAACCACTGGGCGCGCTGGCACCGCGACCTCGGCGAACTCGCCATGGACGTACGCGGCGCGGCCTCGCTGCTCGCCGCGTCGGGCCCGTACGAACTGGACGACTGGCAGCGCCTGTTCCTCTTCGCCCGAGCCGACACGATCTATGCGGGCTCCGACGAGATCCAGCGCAACATCATCGCCGAGCGCGTGCTCGGCCTGCCGAAGGAGGCGAAGGCGTGA
- a CDS encoding SDR family oxidoreductase: MSTAPATGPATGPGTAPAYVKGHALLDGRTAVITAAAGAGIGGATARRFLEEGARVVLGDAHARRLKASHEELAGEFGADKVASLPCDVTDEDQVLALFALAEETHGGLDVVVNNAGLGGTADIVDMTDDQWSKVLDVTLNGTFRCTRAALRSFRSAGGGGVIVNNASVIGWRAQAGQAHYAAAKAGVMALTRCAAVEAAEYGVRINAVSPSLAMHPHLVKVTTPELLAELTAKEAFGRYAEPWEVANVIVFLASGYSSYMTGETVSVSSQHA, from the coding sequence GTGAGCACCGCACCCGCGACAGGACCCGCGACAGGACCCGGCACCGCACCCGCGTACGTGAAGGGCCACGCCCTGCTGGACGGCCGTACGGCAGTGATCACGGCGGCGGCGGGGGCGGGGATCGGCGGGGCGACCGCGCGCCGCTTCCTGGAGGAGGGGGCCCGGGTCGTTCTCGGCGACGCGCACGCTCGCCGCCTGAAGGCGAGCCACGAGGAGCTCGCCGGCGAATTCGGGGCGGACAAGGTGGCGTCGCTGCCCTGCGACGTGACCGACGAGGACCAGGTCCTGGCCCTGTTCGCCCTCGCCGAGGAGACCCACGGCGGACTCGACGTCGTCGTCAACAACGCCGGACTGGGCGGTACGGCGGACATCGTCGACATGACCGACGACCAGTGGTCGAAGGTGCTGGACGTGACCCTGAACGGCACCTTCCGCTGCACCCGGGCGGCGCTGCGCTCCTTCAGGTCGGCGGGCGGGGGCGGTGTCATCGTCAACAACGCCTCCGTCATCGGCTGGCGCGCCCAGGCCGGGCAGGCGCACTACGCCGCCGCGAAGGCGGGCGTCATGGCGCTCACCCGGTGCGCGGCGGTGGAGGCGGCCGAGTACGGCGTACGGATCAACGCGGTCTCGCCGAGCCTGGCGATGCACCCGCACCTGGTGAAGGTGACGACGCCCGAACTCCTGGCGGAGCTGACCGCGAAGGAGGCGTTCGGCCGGTACGCCGAGCCGTGGGAGGTCGCGAACGTGATCGTCTTCCTGGCGAGCGGCTACTCCTCGTACATGACGGGCGAGACGGTCTCCGTCAGCAGCCAGCATGCGTGA
- a CDS encoding TetR/AcrR family transcriptional regulator — MPTNKKSQVTASPERRRELLDTAAEVFAAQGYNATTVRKIADAAGMLAGSLYYHFDSKESMLDEILSTFLTELWEGYDTVLASSLDPRETIEALVTESFREIDRHRAAVAIYQKESRHLSAQPRFHYLADSQTKFEKAWLGTLERGVADGAFRDDLDIRLTYRFVRDTVWVAASWYRPGGQHSPEEIARQYLSMVLDGIAVRTE, encoded by the coding sequence GTGCCTACCAACAAGAAGTCCCAGGTGACCGCGTCACCCGAGCGCCGCCGTGAACTCCTCGACACCGCTGCCGAGGTGTTCGCCGCACAGGGGTACAACGCCACCACCGTCCGCAAGATCGCCGACGCGGCGGGCATGCTCGCCGGCAGCCTCTACTACCACTTCGATTCCAAGGAATCGATGCTCGACGAGATCCTCTCGACCTTCCTGACCGAGCTGTGGGAGGGCTACGACACCGTGCTCGCCTCCTCCCTCGACCCCAGGGAGACCATCGAGGCCCTCGTCACCGAGTCCTTCCGGGAGATCGACCGGCACCGCGCCGCGGTCGCCATCTACCAGAAGGAGTCCCGCCACCTCTCCGCACAGCCCCGCTTCCACTACCTCGCCGACTCGCAGACCAAGTTCGAGAAGGCGTGGCTGGGGACGCTGGAGCGCGGAGTCGCCGACGGGGCCTTCCGGGACGACCTGGACATCCGCCTGACGTACCGCTTCGTGCGCGACACGGTGTGGGTGGCGGCGTCCTGGTACCGGCCCGGAGGTCAGCACAGCCCCGAGGAGATCGCCCGCCAGTACCTGTCGATGGTGCTGGACGGGATCGCCGTACGCACCGAATGA
- a CDS encoding acetyl-CoA C-acetyltransferase, which translates to MAEAYIVEAVRTPVGRRKGGLGAVHPADLGAHVLKALVERSGVDPSLVEDVVFGCLDTVGPQAGDIARTSWLAAGLPQEVPGVTIDRQCGSSQQAVHFAAQGVMSGTQDLVVAGGTQNMTQIPIAFASRQAAEPLGLSEGPYAGSEGWRARYGDAPVNQFHGAQLIADTWGITRRDMEEFALRSHERALRAIDEGRFERETVAYGEVTVDEGPRRDTSLEKMAGLKPVMEGGTITAACSSQVSDGAAAMLIASERAVREYGLTPRARIHHLSVRAEDPIRMLSAPIPATAHALKKTGMSLQDIDLVEINEAFAPVALAWLKETGADPERVNVNGGAIALGHPLGATGVKLMTTLLHELERTGGRYGLQTMCEGGGQANVTIIERL; encoded by the coding sequence ATGGCCGAGGCATACATCGTCGAAGCGGTACGCACCCCCGTCGGACGGCGGAAGGGCGGCCTGGGCGCCGTCCACCCGGCTGACCTGGGCGCGCACGTCCTGAAGGCCCTCGTCGAGCGCTCCGGCGTCGACCCCTCCCTCGTCGAGGACGTCGTCTTCGGCTGTCTGGACACCGTCGGCCCGCAGGCCGGTGACATCGCCCGTACGTCATGGCTGGCGGCCGGGCTCCCCCAGGAGGTGCCGGGCGTGACCATCGACCGCCAGTGCGGCTCCTCGCAGCAGGCGGTGCACTTCGCCGCGCAGGGCGTCATGTCGGGCACGCAGGACCTGGTCGTCGCGGGCGGCACCCAGAACATGACCCAGATCCCGATCGCCTTCGCCTCCCGGCAGGCGGCGGAGCCGCTGGGCCTGTCGGAAGGTCCCTACGCGGGCTCGGAGGGCTGGCGCGCGCGGTACGGCGACGCGCCGGTGAACCAGTTCCACGGGGCGCAGCTGATCGCGGACACGTGGGGGATCACGCGGCGCGACATGGAGGAGTTCGCGCTCCGGTCGCACGAGCGGGCGCTGCGGGCGATCGACGAGGGGCGCTTCGAGCGGGAGACGGTGGCCTACGGCGAGGTGACCGTCGACGAGGGCCCTCGCCGTGACACCTCCCTGGAGAAGATGGCCGGGCTCAAGCCGGTGATGGAGGGCGGGACGATCACCGCGGCGTGCTCGTCGCAGGTGTCGGACGGGGCGGCGGCGATGCTGATCGCTTCGGAGCGGGCGGTACGGGAGTACGGGCTGACGCCTCGGGCCCGGATCCACCACCTGTCGGTGCGGGCCGAGGACCCGATCCGGATGCTGTCGGCGCCGATCCCCGCCACGGCCCACGCCCTGAAGAAGACCGGGATGTCCCTCCAGGACATCGACCTGGTCGAGATCAACGAGGCGTTCGCGCCGGTGGCGCTGGCGTGGCTGAAGGAGACGGGGGCGGACCCGGAGCGGGTGAACGTGAACGGCGGGGCGATCGCACTGGGGCACCCGCTCGGGGCGACGGGGGTGAAGCTGATGACGACCCTGCTGCACGAGCTGGAGCGGACGGGCGGTCGGTACGGCTTGCAGACCATGTGCGAGGGGGGCGGGCAGGCGAACGTGACGATCATCGAGCGGCTGTAG